TGACAGCAACAGCGTGAGCAACAGCAGGATCACGCCCACCACCCAGTTGAACTCGCGGGGTGGTTTGTAGCTGCCCGTGAGAAAGACGCGGTACATGTGCAGCCAGGTGGTGATCACCATCGCGTGCGCGCCCCAACGATGGATCTCGCGGAGGATGCCGAGGCTGGTCACGTCGCGCAGGGCAAGGATGTCGTTATAGGCCCATTCCAGCGTCGGCCGGTAGTAGAACATCAACAGCACGCCGGTGACGGTCTCGACCAGAAACAGGAAGAACGTCACGCCGCCCATGCACCAGGTGTAGCTCAGGGCGATGCCCTGTTTCTTGATCGACACCGGGTGCAAGTGCAAGAAGAAGTTGGTGAGCATCACCACGATGCGGTTGCGGCGATCGATCGGCATGGGGTGCCGAAAGACGCTTTTCCAGACCTGCGAGTTGCGAATCGATTCGCTGAGGGAAGGCATGCGGGAGGGTTCAGGGTTCAGGGTTCAGGGTTCAGGTCGTCTTCGGTTTTGGGTCTTCGGTTTTGGGCCTCGCATCTAACTAACCACTAAGCACTAACCACTGACCACTAACTACACCGGCACGTAGCAGGCCGGGTCTTTCCACTGCCCCATTTCTTCCTGGAACATCTTGCTCTTGTCGATCTCCAACTGGCCGTCGTCGGCCAGGTGAATGGCATAGCGTTCGAGCGGCCGCGGGGCGGGGCCCTCGAAGTTGATGCCGTCTTTGTAAAAGCCGCTGCCGTGGCAGGGACATTTGAACTTCTGCTCGCCTTCCAGCCAGTTGGGCGTGCAGCCCAAGTGAGTGCAAACCGTCCGCAGGGCGTAGATTTCCATTTGGCCCTGGTATTCGGCCTTCACCACCCAAACGCCGAACTGGGCCTTGAACTTTTCTTCCACCATGCCGGGAGCGAAGTCGCTGGGAAAACC
This genomic stretch from Pirellulales bacterium harbors:
- a CDS encoding cytochrome b N-terminal domain-containing protein, encoding MPSLSESIRNSQVWKSVFRHPMPIDRRNRIVVMLTNFFLHLHPVSIKKQGIALSYTWCMGGVTFFLFLVETVTGVLLMFYYRPTLEWAYNDILALRDVTSLGILREIHRWGAHAMVITTWLHMYRVFLTGSYKPPREFNWVVGVILLLLTLLLSFTGYLLPWDQLAIWAITVGSNMARATPLLGHEGPGQQLLTLGGIDMITSGSDARFALLGARFVGEETLNRFYVLHCIAIPLAASLLIAIHFWRVRKDGGISGPL